The following proteins come from a genomic window of Candidatus Palauibacter polyketidifaciens:
- the atpA gene encoding F0F1 ATP synthase subunit alpha encodes MTGFDSSLRASEIKKALLEQIDRYEEELRVEEVGEVLEVKDGVARIWGLSTCVANEMLEITSRDTGVSVIGLASNLEEDNIGAVILGDYLALKEGDPVRRTGRVLSVPVGPEILGRVVDTLGQPRDGRGPIESVTYMKVDRKAPGIVYRQPVNEPLQTGLKAIDSMIPIGRGQRELIIGDRGTGKTAVAIDAIINQKGEDVVCVYCAIGQKGSTVAGIVERLREEGALDYTVVVAANASEPAPMQFMAPYAACAIGEYFMYEEGKAVLVIYDDLTKQADAYREASLILRRPPGREAYPGDVFYLHSRLLERAAKISNDPEAIAGHPDIRKPGGSLTALPIIQTAAGDVSAYIPTNVISITDGQIFLETDLFYSGVRPAVNVGISVSRVGGNAQIKAMKKVAGRLRLDLAQFREIEAFAQFGTELDAATQRQLDRGRRTVEILKQGQYEPMPVEEQVMVIFAATQGFLDALDVSRIRGWEVGFLEYMGTNHPEVGEAIRAENVMSDETEAALREAIESYSDTFVHDDASRGDASDAAA; translated from the coding sequence ATGACAGGTTTCGACAGCTCCCTTCGAGCGAGCGAGATCAAGAAGGCCCTGCTCGAGCAGATCGACCGCTACGAGGAGGAACTCCGGGTCGAAGAGGTGGGCGAGGTCCTCGAGGTGAAGGACGGCGTGGCCCGCATCTGGGGCCTCTCCACGTGCGTCGCGAACGAGATGCTGGAGATCACGTCCCGCGACACCGGGGTCTCCGTGATCGGTCTCGCCTCGAACCTCGAGGAAGACAACATCGGCGCCGTGATCCTCGGCGATTACCTGGCCCTCAAGGAGGGAGATCCGGTGCGCCGCACCGGCCGCGTCCTCTCCGTGCCCGTCGGCCCGGAGATTCTCGGCCGCGTCGTGGACACGCTGGGGCAGCCGCGCGACGGCCGCGGGCCGATCGAGTCCGTCACCTACATGAAGGTCGACCGTAAGGCGCCCGGCATCGTGTACCGCCAGCCGGTGAACGAGCCGCTCCAGACGGGCCTCAAGGCGATCGACTCGATGATTCCGATCGGCCGCGGCCAGCGGGAGCTGATCATCGGGGACCGGGGCACGGGCAAGACGGCTGTGGCGATCGACGCGATCATCAACCAGAAGGGCGAGGACGTCGTCTGCGTCTACTGCGCGATCGGGCAGAAGGGCTCGACCGTCGCCGGCATCGTCGAAAGGCTCCGCGAAGAGGGCGCGCTCGACTACACGGTCGTGGTCGCCGCGAACGCGTCGGAGCCCGCGCCGATGCAGTTCATGGCCCCCTACGCCGCGTGCGCGATCGGCGAGTACTTCATGTACGAGGAGGGGAAAGCCGTCCTCGTCATCTACGACGACCTCACGAAGCAGGCCGACGCCTACCGCGAGGCGTCGCTCATCCTGCGGCGTCCGCCGGGGCGCGAGGCATACCCGGGCGATGTCTTCTATCTGCACAGCCGCCTGCTCGAGCGGGCGGCCAAGATCAGCAATGATCCCGAGGCGATCGCCGGCCACCCGGACATCAGGAAGCCCGGCGGTTCGCTGACCGCGCTCCCGATCATTCAGACGGCGGCCGGCGACGTGTCCGCCTACATCCCGACGAACGTCATCTCGATCACCGACGGCCAGATCTTCCTCGAAACCGACCTCTTCTACTCGGGCGTGCGCCCGGCGGTGAACGTGGGGATCTCGGTCTCGCGCGTGGGCGGAAACGCCCAGATCAAGGCGATGAAGAAGGTCGCCGGACGTCTGCGGCTCGACCTGGCGCAGTTCCGTGAGATCGAAGCCTTCGCGCAGTTCGGCACGGAACTGGATGCCGCGACGCAGCGGCAGCTGGACCGGGGCCGGCGCACCGTGGAGATCCTGAAGCAGGGCCAGTACGAGCCGATGCCGGTCGAGGAGCAGGTGATGGTGATCTTCGCGGCCACCCAGGGGTTCCTGGACGCCCTGGACGTGTCGCGGATTCGCGGCTGGGAGGTCGGGTTCCTCGAGTACATGGGCACGAACCATCCGGAGGTCGGGGAGGCGATCCGGGCGGAGAACGTGATGTCGGACGAGACCGAAGCCGCGCTCCGCGAGGCGATCGAGTCCTATTCCGACACCTTCGTGCATGACGACGCCTCCCGAGGGGACGCCTCGGACGCCGCGGCATGA
- the atpH gene encoding ATP synthase F1 subunit delta, which produces MSASAVARNYAATLFELAARDGSEAEYGRLIEEIGDLYANVPDFQRFLEVPAVSLFEKKEAIQAALAERAPDLFVRFLLIILDRHRQRALPGIARAYRDLLDERAGRVRATVTLPFEADDRVRSEVVSALERRFEREVVPEFHEDPKILGGVIIRVGDELLDASLRRQLEQMRRELY; this is translated from the coding sequence ATGAGCGCGTCGGCGGTGGCCCGCAACTACGCGGCGACCCTCTTCGAACTCGCGGCCCGGGACGGGAGCGAGGCCGAGTACGGGCGGCTGATCGAAGAGATCGGGGACCTGTACGCGAACGTCCCGGACTTCCAGCGCTTCCTCGAAGTGCCCGCGGTGTCGCTGTTCGAGAAGAAGGAGGCGATTCAGGCGGCTCTTGCCGAAAGGGCGCCGGATCTCTTCGTCCGCTTTCTGCTCATCATCCTGGATCGCCACCGACAGCGGGCCCTCCCCGGGATCGCGCGCGCCTACCGCGACCTTCTGGACGAGAGGGCGGGACGTGTCCGCGCCACGGTGACGCTGCCCTTCGAGGCGGATGACCGCGTCCGGAGCGAGGTCGTTTCGGCGCTCGAGCGGCGCTTCGAGCGGGAGGTCGTCCCGGAGTTCCACGAGGACCCGAAGATTCTGGGTGGCGTGATCATCCGCGTCGGCGACGAGTTGCTGGACGCCTCGCTGCGGCGGCAACTCGAACAGATGCGGCGCGAACTGTACTGA
- the atpF gene encoding F0F1 ATP synthase subunit B, which yields MMRSPGVAGCCGLATPTALAAQTETGIFSLNLGLFVWTVILFGLTLLVLAKWVFPLIAGGLEQRHAKIQGAIDDALSARDEAKGLLSQQEAALEAARSEAREMLESARQHADGLRKEMLEEARAQQSQMLDDARREIGHERDRLREEIRRDAVDLALAASERLIRTRLDAEENRRLVHDFVSDV from the coding sequence ATGATGCGTTCGCCCGGGGTCGCCGGCTGCTGCGGGCTCGCTACGCCGACGGCGCTGGCGGCCCAGACGGAGACCGGGATCTTCTCGCTCAATCTGGGACTCTTCGTCTGGACGGTGATCCTGTTCGGGCTCACGCTCCTCGTCCTGGCGAAGTGGGTCTTTCCGCTCATCGCGGGCGGACTTGAGCAGAGGCACGCGAAAATCCAGGGCGCGATCGACGATGCCCTCTCCGCGCGCGACGAGGCGAAGGGGCTGCTCTCGCAGCAGGAGGCCGCGCTCGAAGCGGCCCGCAGCGAAGCTCGCGAGATGCTCGAGAGCGCGCGGCAGCACGCCGACGGTCTTCGCAAGGAGATGCTGGAGGAGGCGCGGGCTCAGCAGTCGCAGATGCTCGACGACGCGCGCCGCGAGATCGGTCATGAGCGGGACCGCCTGCGCGAGGAGATCCGGCGGGATGCCGTGGATCTCGCGCTGGCAGCCTCCGAGCGGCTGATCAGGACGCGGCTGGACGCCGAAGAGAACCGGCGCCTGGTCCACGACTTCGTGTCGGACGTCTAG
- a CDS encoding ATP synthase F0 subunit C, with product MLNMLTLLQGMSTGDGLAIGLAIVGGGLSVLGAGIGIGLIGGRMTEAMARQPEEAQTIQTAAIVLAVFIEGVALFGLVIAGFIRG from the coding sequence ATGCTGAACATGTTGACGCTGCTGCAGGGCATGTCGACGGGAGACGGCCTCGCGATCGGTCTCGCCATCGTCGGGGGCGGGCTCTCCGTGCTCGGAGCCGGTATCGGAATCGGTCTCATCGGCGGGCGCATGACGGAAGCGATGGCCCGCCAGCCCGAGGAGGCGCAGACCATCCAGACGGCCGCGATCGTGCTGGCCGTGTTCATCGAGGGTGTGGCGCTGTTCGGACTCGTGATCGCCGGCTTCATCCGCGGATGA